The nucleotide sequence ATCCTCCCTCCTTTCCGGAGTTTTTAATAAATGAACTCATGTTTGCTTATTGATATTGATAAACTTATGCCGCCAGTTCTTCCAATCCCTCCGTAACGAGATTGTCCACAGCTGATTCTGCAAGTGATTCAGCTTCTTTTTCAGTAGTAACCGGCATATGAAAAACGGGGAAGCATCCTTTCCCGTGGTTACTGTTTTTTTCAAAAACTACTACAACTTTTTCTTCAGGGTTGTTCCTGTTCGTCCAGAGTTCTGCAAGGAACGCTCCTTTAATACAGAGGTCCTTATTTTCTATATTCCATCCTCTTGTAACGTTACACAGCTCAAAGCATATCTGTAATTTCTTGGAATATTGTTTCTTTTCTGTTTTAGGGGGTGAACCAGTGTTCACTCTCTCTATCAGTAGTTCGTGAAGGCTTGATAAAAGAACCGATACATTATATCCGATGGTGTTTTTACGTTTAGGGAAAATGTCCATATTAGTTGCTCTCCTTTTATATGGAATTGCCTGTGCAACAAAGTGTCATGCTGACCGGTATATCCGTTTCTTTTTTGCATTATTAATGACAACAGTTTTACCTTTAATGTTTTTAATTATCATCGGGTAGAGCTGTTTAACCTTTTTAATGCTTTCGCATTTATCGCAGCCCGACAGAACGTTCCTGATCCTGTCAGCACAGATACTGCATACGTTGTCAATGTCAATGACTTTCCCGTTTTCCACACGGTATAACAGCTTTTCAAAAACGTTTTTCACCTTGGAGATTGCATTTATTGGGAATGCAATATAGCGCCCGTCTGATACCTCTGCCATTGCAAAGCTGTTCAAAGGCATAAACCGCTCTAAGGCCTGTTTTTTGCTTCCGTAATATTCGTAGACATAGACTACGGGAAGATCCTTGATTACTCCGGCATGTTTGTAAGTAATCAGGTTTTCTATATCGCTTGTCTTGTAGGCCAGGCGATGGAGTGTAATATCCTTCACTGCAACCTCCTGTAAAATAATAAGGGACGGCATTAACCGTCCCTATATGATTAAGTCAGAACAGGTTTATCTGTTGGTAATGGACGACCGGCTCGATGGCTGGCCAGGATATGTGGCTATCTTCAACGGTTTTTGCGGTAAAAGAACTTCTTTTGATAATCATCTCAGCAGGTTTTTCCTCCATCAGACGTCTTGCTACCTGTACCTGGATAGCCTCCTGGATCGCATCAGCAGGCTGGTAGATGGCCCTTCTGTCCAGCACGTTCTTTATTGCTTCCCCTTTCTGGACAATCAGTTCAAACATGTGCTCGTCGATTGTCTTCCTGCTGAGAAGGAAATAGACCTTCACGGGTTTTCTGGAAATAAGCCGGTGAGCCCTGTCCATGGCCTGCTCGTGTTCCTCCGGAGTCCATCCTACGTCAGTAAAGATAACGTTGTTAGCCCCGTCAATATCATAGCTTCTGCCAATCAGTTCAGGGGAACTGATAAGTGCCGTACTGGAATCCGTGTTGAACCTCTGGATTATCTCGAATCTCTTTTTAGTGCCCTGTTTTATGTGTATATTCTTTATCCCCAGATTGTTCAGGGTCTTCCTGACGTAATCAGCCATATCTACAAGCGTGGAGAATACAAGAACTTTCTCGCCCTTGGCCTGAATCTCCCTGATCTTATCTGCAATCCAGAGGATTTTGGGCCATACGCCATGGTATTCCATGCCGACAGGAGGAAGGTAGCGTTCAGCTACCGGGATTGTGGATGCTGCTTTCAGGGACCAGAGGTTTGCGCCGATAATCCTGGCATCAGGATTGTCTTTTTCAAGTTCTGTGGCAAGCTCTTCCAGCTTTCTGTTCAGCACAGCCTGATAAAGCAGTTCCTGTTCTTCGTCCATATCAATGGTAACCGCTTCTATATTCTTTGATACCGTACCGCTTACATCATTCTTCAGTCTTCTTACCATAAATGGAGCAAGCAGTTTCCACAGTATTGTCAGGTTTGAGACCTCGGGAGTCTTACGCCATACCGGAACAGAACGGCCTGAATCGTCAGCCTTATAGCCCTTGATTATCTGCGTTCCAAACTGCTTTTCAAAGAATGAAAAACCTCCCAGGTACTGGTAGGGAAACATGGGATTATTGAACCCAAGCAGCCAGGAGACGGGCCAGAAGAGCTCGTAAGGATAGTTCTTCATCAGGTTTGCCGTTACCAGCAGCCTTCCCTTTGCATGCAGACTCCGCACAGCTGTGGATCTCAGGGTGTTTTTGTTCTTTACAAGCTGCGCTTCGTCAATAATTACACAGGAAAACAGTTTTTTCAGTTTCTTGTATGCCGGATACGTACCGGATGAACCCTTCTTCTCCTTTGCTTCTTCAGTAATCAACCGGCATTTCTCAGGAGTCAGAGGGTGTTTCCTTTTGTAAGTATATGTGGGTCTTTGACACTCAAAGCAGTACCTGCCCGTATAGTTCCTTGAGCCACATAACGGGCAGACCTTCCGTGCCTGTTTAACCGTCTTGCCGCAGCTTGGGCACTTTCTGGATTTGATTTCCCTGACAACTGCTTTCAGTCCTTTGTTGTCCCCATACTCTATACAGGTCCAGGGATCCAGGTACAGATCAGATTCATGGCCGAGAAATTCGAAAGAACTGATATAGAAAACAGAGCCGTTGTTTTTAATCCCGGCCTTGATCTTCTCCTTAAGCTTTCTTACTGCCGGCCAATCATTGAGTGCCTCCACATTGAATCCGAACTTCTTCAGTTCATGCAGCCACTTATCAACATACTGGTTTTGTACGGCAACAAGGACCCTTTTATACCCTCTGAGTTTAGCCCAAGCTGCTGACATAAAGGTCTTTCCAAGGCCTCTGTCGTGGGCAAAGTAAACAGACGGTTTGGTAGCGGCAAGGGCAACGTCCTGTAGCTGAAAGTCCTGGAATTCCGGAAACATTTTTCCTGCCTTCTTCTTCCATCCTGACAGCACTGCCGGGTATTGTTCCTCTATTGAGTTTACAACCGGCAGACCGAAAGCCCTTATGAAATCCTTAATGTCTTCGTCATCGTCTTCCCAGAGAGTATGGTCATTCACCGAAACAGTCATGAATCCACGTTTAACGTCTCCGTCGTTCCTCTTTTTCCAGCCAACATGCAACTTATACCGTTGTCCTTTATTTATTCCGAGTCTGGGAATATCGTTTAATGCCGTATGCTCTCCTTCCTTTATATAGGCAAGGGTCTGCTGAGGAAGCACCGGCATCAGAGGAGTAGTCAAATACCGGTATTTTTCATGCTGCCGCTCTGACAGAACCTTTGCTTGGGGCTCGACATTAACATCAAACCCGAATTCCTTCAAAACCTCTATTCTTTTATCAAGAGATACAAATGCTGTAACCGGAAACTTCTGGTATGCATCTATGACACCGGTGTAAGTCGTATACAAAGGGTTATATACGTTTATTGTCTTGTTGTAAAGGGTTAGAAGACCTGAAGTTGCCTCTGATGAACAGCGTATTCCCTTGTGGGTAACAGTAACGGCATCCTGAACGTCCACCTTGCATATTCTGTCTATATTAGGAAGATATACCCTCTCGATGCTTTCGTCAGATACCGGAATTAACAGTTTGATGCGCTCCTGAAACTCCCGGGAAAACTCACTGTCGCTCAACTCCGCTTGCCCATACATGTCTTTACCCAGCAAGGCACAGAGAAAGTCTTTGTTGAATATGCCCGCGGCATTTTTAGGCATCTCAAGTACCCGAGTAAGATAGCCCCCATAGCTGTTGCAGAATTCCAGATGGGAGGAGTTGTACTCTCTGGAGATTACAAAGTCGAACTTATCACGCAGCAATTCCCTGTAGTCATCGAGCCTGTCAATGGGCTTCCAGCGTGTATGAATTCTGTCTACATCCGTAAAGTAATGAACATTGGCCCCAGACATGGCAAGAACTCTGCATCCGTTCAGTTTGCCTATAACGAGAACGTTTAACCCTTCGAATCCCCTGGTAAAGACTGCTTTGGTAAGAAGAACAGTAAAAGGGTCTGTTGTCTTCTTCTTCCTTGTGGCTTCTTCAGTCAATAACACCTGTCATGCCTCCTGTAAAGAATAGGGGATTTTTCGGCTCGGTTTTAAATTCCTCAAGTATATCGTCCCCCCTCCTTCTTCTCCTCCTTCTCCTGCCTGGATGCATTTGACTTACTACAAGAGCTACTCTGTCAGAGTTCTCACATTCGTCCTCCAGTGCTGAGATAGAGAAGTACTCATCCATTAATACCTTATCGTATATACCAACCAGTTTTTGCAGGATCATCTCTGCAGCCTCAATACATGGTGCAACAATGGCCCAGCTTGTATTTTTAGGGATCGGGAATTTATACCGGAACCTGTCCTTGAACCACAGTGTATAGAGATTGTTTCTACTGTCGATCTTTATACGCTCAACTGCATACCCAGGCCCCAGGAATCTTTTTGGACTAGTCTGTCCGATTAATTGAGCAAAGAACGTATTGCTGTCCCTGAACAAACTTACAAGCGAATATTCCTCGTACCTTGTCAAAGCGGGATTTGAAAGGATGGCGATCTTCCCATCCCTTGTATTTTCAACACGCATACAACCTCCCGGAAATCAATCAGGATTTTATACAGACAGGATCTTTTCGGCAGATGCCAGGGTTTCAGTGTGGAAGAAAGAGTGTATGCCCCCAGGCCACAGGCTTTCTTCCGTCTGGTGAGACCACCCATAGCACAGGGCATTTCCTGAACGGAGGTGGATTATCGCCATAGCCGTCTGTAAGATATATCACGGCATCAGGTGATAAGAGGTTAAGAGGATCCTTCAGGTAATCAAATGCAGGGGTAAAAGCAGTGCCACCATTGCCCTTGAACGATTTTTTAAGCCTGGTTTCATCAAATTCGTATACAGCCTGAACAGCTGCGTCTACCTCCATCACAGTAAGAGTATCGCATTCCCTGGCCACCCCGGTGATTTCTGCCAAAAACATATCACGCACTGGAAAGGTAGACATTGACGTATCAGCAATCAGCACCAGGTTGAACCTGTCGTGCCGCTTCTTCCCCTTGATTACATGCGGAAGCCGCCTGTTAAGCCTTGACCACGTTCTCACTGTATCACACGATTTACAGGAGCTGATGAACGTCCTCAAAAATGCTTTCCAGTTTACTTTAGGCTGAAGAATGTCCTTGACGATACTCTCCATACTTCCAGGAAAAACCCCTCTTTTGTGACATTCCTTAACGATTACAACAGTCTGTGCAGTGGCAGTTTCCCTGTCTGCTTCAAAGCCATCCCACATCGAATGGTCATCCACTAACCGTTTTCCTTTGATTCCGTTGGTGTTACCGCAAATACTGGATGACAAGGAACACCCGGTACAGCATTCAGAACGATTGTCACCGTTACCTGAGCATCTTTCTGAAACAGGCTGCTGACTGGAGGGCTGTCCAGTCCCTCCAGCACCTTTATCGGCAGAGTTGTTGTTTGGACCGTCTGTTGATTGCTGTTTTGAGTCTTTAATCAGGTTCTCAACAAGCGATACAAAATATTCTTCAGTAGACAGTCCATCGGGAAGATTGAAATCAGAGGGGAACAGGCTATCTTCGGATATATCCGCAATGTACTGGTTTATGGCCATGTCGGCAGCGTAATTGTAGAGGCGTTTAAAGCAATCATCCGGGATCTTCTGCACTTCTGCCATCAGGAGCGGAGTTGTTATCTTCAGTATTGTCTGGTTGTTTCTCAGATCAGTTCTTCTTGCAAAATGTCTGTTCAGTATATGCAGGACCTCGTGTTTCAAATCCGCCAGTCTTTGAGGGGCTTCGTATTTAATTAGGTGTGCAGGGTTATAATACAGGGTGAGTCCCCCCTGAATACCCACTGCCATGGTTGTCTCAAGGTCTCTTCTTTCCTCCCGTCTTAATTGCAGGACGACATGACCGTAAAAATAGTCTTTTTTCAGCAGGTTCATAATGTCGTCCTGCAACGAATAAGCAGTAGCTTCTCTTAATGGAGTAGACATACCAACTCCTTATGCTGCCTTTCTGTTACTGAGGATATTCAGCAGACTGTCATCTTCAGAAAGACAACCTGCTGCAAAATCACATGTTTTTTCGTTTTCGTGCAGGCCCTTAAACAGAGAGAACATGAAATCACGGGGCAGTCTGCCTGCAAACCTGTTAAACTCCTCAATACTGTAAGTCCCACCTTCAGCCACGTAGTCGATAATGGTATCCAGAAATGCGGCAATCCTGTCGTTTTTGCCTTTCCG is from Nitrospirota bacterium and encodes:
- a CDS encoding VWA-like domain-containing protein codes for the protein MSTPLREATAYSLQDDIMNLLKKDYFYGHVVLQLRREERRDLETTMAVGIQGGLTLYYNPAHLIKYEAPQRLADLKHEVLHILNRHFARRTDLRNNQTILKITTPLLMAEVQKIPDDCFKRLYNYAADMAINQYIADISEDSLFPSDFNLPDGLSTEEYFVSLVENLIKDSKQQSTDGPNNNSADKGAGGTGQPSSQQPVSERCSGNGDNRSECCTGCSLSSSICGNTNGIKGKRLVDDHSMWDGFEADRETATAQTVVIVKECHKRGVFPGSMESIVKDILQPKVNWKAFLRTFISSCKSCDTVRTWSRLNRRLPHVIKGKKRHDRFNLVLIADTSMSTFPVRDMFLAEITGVARECDTLTVMEVDAAVQAVYEFDETRLKKSFKGNGGTAFTPAFDYLKDPLNLLSPDAVIYLTDGYGDNPPPFRKCPVLWVVSPDGRKPVAWGHTLFLPH
- a CDS encoding SNF2-related protein, which translates into the protein MLLTEEATRKKKTTDPFTVLLTKAVFTRGFEGLNVLVIGKLNGCRVLAMSGANVHYFTDVDRIHTRWKPIDRLDDYRELLRDKFDFVISREYNSSHLEFCNSYGGYLTRVLEMPKNAAGIFNKDFLCALLGKDMYGQAELSDSEFSREFQERIKLLIPVSDESIERVYLPNIDRICKVDVQDAVTVTHKGIRCSSEATSGLLTLYNKTINVYNPLYTTYTGVIDAYQKFPVTAFVSLDKRIEVLKEFGFDVNVEPQAKVLSERQHEKYRYLTTPLMPVLPQQTLAYIKEGEHTALNDIPRLGINKGQRYKLHVGWKKRNDGDVKRGFMTVSVNDHTLWEDDDEDIKDFIRAFGLPVVNSIEEQYPAVLSGWKKKAGKMFPEFQDFQLQDVALAATKPSVYFAHDRGLGKTFMSAAWAKLRGYKRVLVAVQNQYVDKWLHELKKFGFNVEALNDWPAVRKLKEKIKAGIKNNGSVFYISSFEFLGHESDLYLDPWTCIEYGDNKGLKAVVREIKSRKCPSCGKTVKQARKVCPLCGSRNYTGRYCFECQRPTYTYKRKHPLTPEKCRLITEEAKEKKGSSGTYPAYKKLKKLFSCVIIDEAQLVKNKNTLRSTAVRSLHAKGRLLVTANLMKNYPYELFWPVSWLLGFNNPMFPYQYLGGFSFFEKQFGTQIIKGYKADDSGRSVPVWRKTPEVSNLTILWKLLAPFMVRRLKNDVSGTVSKNIEAVTIDMDEEQELLYQAVLNRKLEELATELEKDNPDARIIGANLWSLKAASTIPVAERYLPPVGMEYHGVWPKILWIADKIREIQAKGEKVLVFSTLVDMADYVRKTLNNLGIKNIHIKQGTKKRFEIIQRFNTDSSTALISSPELIGRSYDIDGANNVIFTDVGWTPEEHEQAMDRAHRLISRKPVKVYFLLSRKTIDEHMFELIVQKGEAIKNVLDRRAIYQPADAIQEAIQVQVARRLMEEKPAEMIIKRSSFTAKTVEDSHISWPAIEPVVHYQQINLF